Proteins encoded within one genomic window of Gloeobacter kilaueensis JS1:
- a CDS encoding glycoside hydrolase family 57 protein, with amino-acid sequence MGHPLYVAFIWHQHQPLYRSALSGRYLMPWVRLHGIKDYLDLALILERYPKLHQTFNLVPSLLLQIEDYVAGTAIDPWLEALLTPVADLTLEQRRFVIERFFDASWEHLIYPYPRYTQLLEMREQRGTAWCLQNWQPEDYEDLLAWHNLCWFDPIFQEEDPQVRSWIAQDKGFTLEDRRAIYAKQREIMGRIVAQHKIMQERGQIEVTTTPYTHPILPLLANTDSGRVARPQMLLPRSRFNWPEDVRSQLLRGKENYQTRFGTEPRGLWPSEQSVSPAVLPEVAKAGFRWLVSDEGVLGNSLGHFFNRDDYGHVQAPDLLYRPYLIDTPAGPLSMVFRDHRLSDLIGFEYARRPAEEAARDFIEQLEAISRLLKAQKAAGPHLVTVALDGENCWEYYYQDGKPFLEALYARLSRHRTIKLVTVSEFLDKHGTERTLPLEKLHSGSWINADFTTWIGDPIKNRAWELLAQARQVLEGHPRATEASWEALWAAEGSDWFWWFGYGHSSQQDALFDQLFREHLQALYVSLGEAIPAPLKSPLERHDSPGSRVPKALIQPEITGYAFEQEWHDAGCYEVGGARGTMHRASSVQRLWYGADQRYFYLRLDFGAERPAVVQIYWFYPHLIHYNSNIDLRDRPGEGPVSYQFRHKFEIDLLHRHCQLFAAGEFNKWYPVPTSTRFALQECLEVAVPWDDLEITSGVHPQFVVVLARDGRFEAVIPETTTLEVQVP; translated from the coding sequence TTGGGTCATCCGCTCTATGTTGCTTTTATCTGGCACCAGCACCAGCCGCTCTACCGCAGTGCGCTCTCCGGGCGCTACCTGATGCCCTGGGTGCGGCTGCACGGCATAAAAGATTATCTGGATCTGGCGTTGATCCTAGAGCGCTATCCGAAGTTGCACCAGACTTTTAACCTCGTGCCGTCGCTCCTGCTGCAGATCGAGGACTATGTGGCTGGAACGGCCATCGATCCGTGGCTGGAGGCGCTGCTCACACCGGTGGCGGACCTGACCCTGGAGCAGCGACGCTTTGTGATCGAGCGCTTCTTCGATGCGAGTTGGGAACATTTGATCTACCCTTACCCGCGCTACACGCAACTACTGGAGATGCGCGAGCAGCGGGGCACGGCCTGGTGCCTGCAGAACTGGCAGCCGGAAGATTACGAGGATCTACTCGCCTGGCACAACCTCTGCTGGTTCGATCCGATCTTTCAAGAAGAAGACCCCCAGGTGCGCTCCTGGATCGCCCAGGACAAGGGCTTTACCCTCGAAGACCGCCGCGCCATCTACGCCAAACAGCGCGAGATCATGGGCCGGATCGTCGCTCAGCACAAGATCATGCAGGAGCGCGGCCAGATCGAGGTGACGACGACGCCTTATACCCATCCGATCTTGCCGCTGCTCGCCAACACCGACAGCGGTCGGGTCGCCCGCCCCCAGATGCTCCTGCCCCGCTCGCGCTTCAACTGGCCCGAAGATGTGCGCTCCCAGCTTTTAAGGGGCAAAGAGAACTATCAGACCCGCTTCGGCACCGAGCCGCGTGGGCTCTGGCCTTCGGAGCAGTCGGTGAGCCCGGCGGTATTGCCGGAGGTGGCCAAGGCGGGCTTTCGCTGGCTGGTCTCCGACGAGGGCGTGCTCGGCAACTCCCTTGGCCACTTTTTTAACCGCGACGACTACGGCCACGTTCAGGCACCGGATCTGCTCTACCGGCCCTACCTCATCGACACCCCCGCCGGACCGCTCTCGATGGTCTTTCGCGACCACCGCCTCTCGGATCTGATCGGTTTTGAGTATGCCCGGCGACCCGCTGAAGAAGCCGCCCGCGACTTTATCGAACAGCTCGAAGCGATCAGCCGCCTGCTCAAGGCCCAGAAGGCTGCCGGTCCCCACCTTGTCACCGTCGCCCTCGACGGCGAGAACTGCTGGGAGTACTACTATCAAGACGGCAAGCCCTTCTTAGAAGCGCTCTACGCCCGGTTGTCGCGCCACCGCACCATCAAGCTCGTCACGGTGAGCGAATTTCTCGACAAGCACGGCACCGAGCGCACGCTACCGCTGGAGAAGCTCCACAGCGGCTCGTGGATCAACGCCGACTTCACCACCTGGATCGGCGATCCGATTAAAAATCGGGCCTGGGAACTGCTCGCCCAGGCCCGCCAGGTGCTCGAAGGCCATCCCCGCGCCACCGAGGCGTCCTGGGAAGCGCTCTGGGCCGCCGAGGGCTCCGACTGGTTCTGGTGGTTCGGCTACGGCCACAGCTCCCAGCAGGACGCCCTGTTCGACCAGCTTTTTCGTGAGCACCTGCAGGCACTGTACGTCTCCTTGGGCGAAGCGATACCCGCGCCGCTCAAATCTCCCCTCGAGCGCCACGACAGCCCCGGCAGCCGGGTGCCCAAAGCGCTCATCCAGCCAGAAATTACCGGCTACGCCTTTGAGCAGGAGTGGCACGACGCCGGTTGCTACGAGGTGGGTGGTGCCAGAGGCACGATGCACAGGGCGAGCAGCGTCCAGCGCCTCTGGTACGGCGCGGATCAGCGCTACTTCTATCTGCGGCTCGACTTTGGAGCCGAGCGGCCTGCGGTGGTCCAGATCTACTGGTTCTACCCCCATCTCATCCACTACAACAGCAATATCGATCTGAGGGACCGGCCAGGCGAAGGGCCGGTGAGCTACCAGTTTCGCCACAAATTCGAGATCGATCTCCTCCACCGCCACTGCCAGCTCTTCGCCGCCGGTGAATTTAATAAGTGGTATCCCGTCCCGACTTCGACCCGTTTCGCCCTGCAGGAGTGCCTGGAAGTGGCCGTGCCCTGGGACGATCTTGAGATCACAAGCGGCGTCCATCCCCAGTTCGTCGTCGTGCTCGCCCGCGATGGCCGCTTCGAGGCGGTCATCCCCGAGACGACCACCCTCGAAGTGCAGGTGCCCTGA
- a CDS encoding DUF4327 family protein, whose product MDSLRREVRYRLESGNVLRSQPVAVLSKFYAPEEWCSLVEQLELLDIRLHDRLGELLGREEWPND is encoded by the coding sequence ATGGATTCCCTTCGCCGCGAGGTGCGCTACCGGCTTGAGAGCGGCAACGTGTTGCGCTCGCAGCCTGTCGCGGTGTTGAGCAAGTTTTATGCGCCGGAGGAATGGTGCTCGCTGGTCGAGCAGCTCGAGCTACTCGATATTCGCCTGCACGACCGGCTGGGTGAGTTGTTGGGCCGCGAGGAGTGGCCGAACGACTAA
- a CDS encoding DUF2256 domain-containing protein encodes MAKRYTKANLPSKICAVCGRPFEWRRRWADCWDEVKYCSERCRRHRTARTDNPEPDSRSL; translated from the coding sequence GTGGCTAAGCGCTACACCAAAGCCAACCTGCCCAGCAAGATCTGTGCTGTCTGTGGCCGGCCCTTCGAGTGGCGGCGGCGCTGGGCGGACTGCTGGGATGAGGTGAAGTACTGCTCCGAGCGCTGTCGTCGCCATCGCACCGCCAGGACGGACAACCCTGAGCCTGACAGCCGCAGCCTATGA
- a CDS encoding ferredoxin--NADP reductase — protein sequence MNIQPDDYRAQVLCVVQMTPTIWSLHLGIDEESSGGSIPFRFLPGQAIWPRFEREGRTFTKIYSIASTPLIAPEVELCISRVGWASDYMCRLKPGDWVDLRGPYGMMTLEAVPERDVVYVAEGSGIAPIKSHIEWLFAQDNPPNVWLFYGGADPSEIAYHALWKDLAAHNLKFRYIPTVRSGEGEEFEPGSVEEAVAAFIRQPRALQVDICAVEDRVDTIKHALLQHGFEPAHLRTERFCSY from the coding sequence ATGAACATCCAACCTGACGACTACCGCGCCCAGGTGCTCTGTGTGGTGCAGATGACTCCGACGATCTGGTCGCTGCACCTGGGCATCGACGAAGAGAGCAGCGGTGGCTCCATCCCCTTTCGCTTCTTACCGGGTCAGGCGATCTGGCCGCGCTTCGAGCGCGAGGGCCGCACCTTCACCAAGATCTACTCGATCGCCTCCACGCCGCTTATTGCCCCTGAAGTCGAACTGTGTATCTCCCGCGTCGGCTGGGCCTCCGATTATATGTGCCGCCTCAAGCCCGGCGACTGGGTCGATCTGCGCGGACCCTACGGGATGATGACCCTCGAAGCGGTGCCCGAGCGCGACGTGGTGTATGTTGCCGAAGGCTCCGGTATCGCCCCAATTAAATCTCACATCGAGTGGCTGTTTGCCCAGGACAACCCACCCAACGTCTGGCTCTTCTACGGCGGGGCGGACCCGAGCGAGATTGCCTACCACGCTCTCTGGAAAGATCTGGCCGCCCACAACCTCAAATTTCGCTACATCCCGACGGTGCGCTCCGGCGAAGGCGAAGAATTCGAGCCCGGCAGTGTCGAAGAGGCCGTCGCCGCCTTTATCAGGCAGCCCCGTGCGCTGCAGGTCGATATCTGTGCCGTCGAAGATCGCGTCGATACTATCAAGCACGCCCTGCTGCAGCATGGCTTTGAGCCTGCTCACCTGCGCACTGAGCGCTTCTGTTCGTATTAA
- a CDS encoding glycosyltransferase family 9 protein, translating to MARILALNPGGIGDQVLFFPTLQGLRENYPQSRLEVIVEPRSQGAYQVCPSVDEVLLFDFKAEPSLADWMNLIGIIRDRQYDIVLSVGSTSLVAILLWMTGIPKRVGYSAWLTERFLTQSVILKREQYAARMYYDLLSGLGITRPFSLPVATVKPEDSRWAEQTLATLAGRRPLLLHPGASKLAEQKGIRKLYPAAQWVQVVQKLLARDSDLPLLVVQGPDDAELVGTLKNELDERVRFVAPPDVGKLTGLIARSRLLLCVDSAPMHLAVATGTPLVALFGPTLPSRLLPEDPRFVAVVSPERNSVERIGVDAVVAAAGKLLAKSAIG from the coding sequence ATGGCCCGCATTCTTGCCTTAAATCCGGGGGGCATCGGAGATCAGGTGCTATTTTTCCCGACCCTCCAGGGTCTGCGCGAAAACTACCCCCAGTCGCGCCTTGAGGTGATCGTCGAACCGCGCTCCCAGGGTGCCTATCAGGTCTGCCCGAGCGTCGATGAAGTGCTGCTGTTTGATTTCAAGGCCGAACCGAGTCTGGCGGACTGGATGAATCTAATCGGGATCATCCGCGACCGGCAGTACGACATCGTGCTGTCGGTGGGCAGCACCAGCCTGGTCGCCATTCTTTTGTGGATGACCGGCATCCCGAAGCGCGTCGGTTATAGCGCCTGGCTCACCGAACGCTTTTTAACCCAGTCGGTGATCCTCAAGCGCGAACAGTACGCAGCCCGCATGTACTACGACCTGTTGAGCGGCCTGGGGATCACTCGCCCCTTCAGCCTGCCGGTGGCCACAGTCAAGCCCGAAGACAGCCGCTGGGCCGAGCAGACCCTCGCCACCCTGGCCGGACGCAGGCCGCTGCTGCTGCATCCGGGGGCAAGCAAGCTCGCCGAGCAAAAAGGCATCCGCAAGCTCTACCCCGCCGCCCAGTGGGTCCAGGTCGTCCAGAAACTGCTCGCCCGCGACAGCGACCTGCCCCTGCTGGTGGTCCAGGGGCCAGATGACGCCGAACTGGTGGGCACCCTTAAAAACGAACTCGACGAGCGCGTGCGCTTTGTTGCCCCGCCCGACGTGGGCAAGCTCACCGGCCTCATCGCCCGTTCGCGGCTCTTGTTGTGCGTCGATTCAGCGCCGATGCACCTGGCGGTCGCCACCGGCACACCGCTGGTTGCCCTGTTTGGCCCCACCCTGCCGTCGCGACTCCTGCCGGAGGATCCGCGCTTTGTCGCCGTCGTCTCGCCCGAGCGCAACAGCGTCGAGCGCATCGGTGTCGATGCCGTCGTCGCCGCCGCCGGCAAGCTGCTCGCCAAATCGGCGATTGGCTGA
- the gcvT gene encoding glycine cleavage system aminomethyltransferase GcvT has translation MSSLKRTPLYDLQRQSGARMVAFAGWEMPVQYSGLSHEHRTVRSAVGLFDISHMGKYWLRGPGLLAGLERLVPSRLGKLQAGQAQYTLLLNPQAGILDDVIFYCQGLDRWALIVNGATNEKDGAWLRAHLPGIAFEDRTLSHTLLALQGPAAAATLQPLTDLDLAGLGRFGHAEVQLAGQPAFVARTGYTGEDGFEILTSADDGQALWQRLLDLGVLPCGLGARDTLRLEAAMHLYGQDMDEATTPLEASLGWVIDWEKPDFLGRDVLLDQKENGTLRRLVGFEVQGREIARPGYGVFAGGVRVGQVTSGTLSPTLEQPIGLAYVPPELAKVGTELHIAVRDKQVAARVVKRPFYRRAL, from the coding sequence ATGAGCAGCCTGAAGCGCACTCCTTTATACGACCTGCAGCGCCAGTCGGGAGCGCGGATGGTCGCTTTTGCCGGTTGGGAGATGCCGGTGCAGTACAGCGGCCTGAGCCATGAGCACCGCACCGTGCGCAGTGCGGTGGGCCTTTTTGATATCTCCCACATGGGCAAGTACTGGCTTAGAGGGCCGGGGCTGCTCGCTGGACTGGAGCGGCTGGTGCCCTCTCGCCTGGGCAAACTGCAGGCGGGGCAGGCGCAGTACACGCTACTGCTGAACCCCCAGGCAGGCATCCTCGACGATGTGATCTTCTATTGCCAGGGATTGGACCGCTGGGCCTTGATCGTCAACGGTGCGACCAACGAAAAAGACGGTGCCTGGCTGCGCGCCCACCTGCCGGGCATTGCCTTCGAGGATCGGACGCTGAGCCACACGCTGCTGGCGCTGCAGGGACCAGCGGCAGCGGCCACCCTCCAACCGCTCACCGACCTGGATCTTGCCGGGCTGGGTCGCTTTGGGCACGCCGAGGTGCAGCTGGCGGGGCAGCCTGCCTTCGTCGCCCGAACCGGCTATACCGGCGAGGACGGTTTTGAGATTTTGACGAGCGCCGACGACGGCCAGGCGCTCTGGCAGCGGTTGCTGGATCTGGGGGTGCTGCCCTGCGGGCTCGGAGCGCGCGACACGCTGCGGCTTGAGGCGGCGATGCACCTCTACGGCCAGGACATGGACGAAGCGACCACGCCCCTCGAGGCATCGCTAGGCTGGGTAATCGACTGGGAGAAACCCGACTTTCTGGGCCGGGACGTACTGCTCGATCAAAAAGAAAATGGAACCCTCCGGCGGCTGGTCGGCTTTGAGGTACAGGGCCGGGAGATTGCCCGCCCCGGTTACGGGGTCTTTGCCGGTGGTGTGCGCGTCGGACAGGTGACAAGCGGTACCCTCTCGCCTACCCTCGAACAGCCCATCGGCCTCGCCTACGTGCCGCCGGAGCTGGCAAAGGTGGGTACGGAACTGCACATTGCCGTCCGCGATAAACAAGTAGCCGCCCGCGTCGTCAAACGTCCTTTCTACCGTCGGGCACTGTAA
- a CDS encoding DnaJ C-terminal domain-containing protein: MEYRDYYEILGVPRSADEKQIKQAYRQLARKHHPDLNPGDKQAEEKFKTISEAYEVLSDPNKRSRYDQFGRYWQQGGRPGAPPSGNRGPAGSGGFEGFDFDFSRFGSFDEFIDSLMGNLRGGASSGGERGGPRTTVRTEQRTTAKSEDVEMSIELAIDEALTGVKKRVRTPAGRVVEVNIPAGVHEGTKVRVAGEGGNRSDLLLVVKLKAQPPFTIDGDDVLLELPLTPAEAVLGTKVEVKTLEGRVRLTIPAGSSTGRTLRLGGRGLPRRGGGRGDQLVKLRVEVPTNPGPQERELYEKLLTSESFRPRDRFENL, from the coding sequence ATGGAATATCGGGACTACTACGAAATTTTAGGAGTACCGCGATCTGCTGACGAAAAGCAGATCAAACAGGCGTACCGCCAGCTGGCCCGCAAGCACCACCCCGATCTCAACCCCGGCGACAAACAGGCCGAAGAAAAATTCAAGACGATCTCAGAAGCCTACGAAGTCCTCTCCGATCCCAACAAGCGCAGCCGCTACGACCAGTTTGGCCGCTACTGGCAGCAGGGAGGACGGCCAGGCGCGCCGCCCAGCGGCAACCGGGGACCAGCGGGTAGTGGCGGCTTCGAGGGCTTCGACTTCGATTTCAGCCGCTTTGGCAGCTTCGACGAATTTATCGATTCGCTGATGGGCAACCTGCGCGGCGGAGCCAGCAGCGGCGGCGAGCGCGGTGGGCCGCGCACCACTGTCCGCACGGAGCAGCGCACGACAGCCAAAAGCGAAGACGTCGAGATGAGCATCGAGCTTGCTATCGACGAAGCGCTCACAGGCGTCAAAAAGCGCGTGCGCACCCCCGCCGGGCGGGTCGTCGAGGTCAATATTCCCGCCGGTGTCCACGAAGGCACCAAGGTGCGGGTGGCAGGCGAGGGCGGCAACCGCTCGGATCTGTTGCTGGTGGTCAAGCTCAAGGCCCAGCCGCCTTTTACGATCGACGGCGACGATGTGCTCCTTGAGCTGCCGCTCACCCCGGCGGAGGCTGTGCTCGGCACCAAAGTCGAAGTGAAGACCCTCGAAGGGCGGGTCCGCCTCACGATTCCCGCCGGTAGTTCCACCGGGCGCACCCTGCGGCTGGGGGGCCGGGGCCTGCCCCGCCGGGGCGGGGGCCGGGGCGATCAGCTGGTCAAGCTCCGCGTCGAGGTGCCCACCAATCCTGGCCCTCAGGAGCGCGAACTGTACGAGAAACTCCTCACCAGCGAATCGTTCCGCCCCAGGGACCGCTTCGAGAACCTGTAA
- a CDS encoding 2TM domain-containing protein, producing MPPRLSSPPDPQSPEYRSLRDKINFAVHVGLFAAVNSGIAFFARLLQADWPWRSWLLLAWLFILIAHGLYVLGFARYSKLGQ from the coding sequence ATGCCTCCCAGACTCTCCTCACCGCCGGATCCGCAATCGCCTGAGTACCGCTCGCTCAGAGACAAGATCAACTTCGCCGTCCACGTCGGCCTGTTTGCCGCTGTCAATTCTGGCATTGCCTTTTTTGCCCGCCTCCTGCAGGCGGACTGGCCCTGGCGCTCGTGGCTGTTGCTTGCCTGGCTTTTTATCTTGATCGCCCACGGCCTCTACGTCCTCGGCTTTGCCCGATACAGCAAGCTCGGGCAATAA
- the gcvH gene encoding glycine cleavage system protein GcvH — protein sequence MALEYPDELRYLDSHEYLRVEGDTVVVGVTAYAVDQLGDIVYVALPEEGDRIGRGDSLGSIESVKAVEELYAPVSGTVLSVNTVAIEDPALIGSDPYGDGWLVKIRLSDSDELNETLSAEEYRERIEG from the coding sequence ATGGCCCTGGAATACCCCGATGAATTGAGATATCTCGATTCCCACGAGTACCTGCGCGTCGAGGGCGACACGGTCGTGGTCGGTGTAACCGCCTACGCGGTCGATCAACTCGGCGACATCGTCTACGTGGCGCTTCCCGAGGAGGGAGACCGTATTGGCCGTGGAGACAGTCTCGGCTCAATCGAATCGGTCAAGGCCGTCGAGGAGTTGTACGCCCCAGTTTCAGGCACCGTGCTCTCGGTGAACACGGTGGCGATCGAAGATCCGGCGCTCATCGGCAGCGATCCCTACGGCGACGGCTGGCTGGTCAAGATTCGCCTTTCTGATAGCGATGAGCTGAACGAGACGCTGAGCGCCGAGGAATACCGCGAGCGCATCGAAGGCTGA
- a CDS encoding DUF2511 domain-containing protein: MMRTWINSLVLLSVVGATVVGCSSGPKIEGRVVKQEARKVDFGASWPFTVDKGDLACINGSQLVFIARGRAYALNEAAARKFDPIDSIQADDPDLERAKQGIKMPLDAFIDKGRQLCSQSY; the protein is encoded by the coding sequence ATGATGCGGACATGGATAAACTCTCTGGTTTTGCTCTCAGTCGTCGGCGCTACTGTCGTCGGCTGTTCCTCCGGACCCAAGATCGAAGGGCGGGTGGTCAAGCAGGAAGCGAGAAAAGTAGATTTTGGGGCAAGCTGGCCGTTTACGGTCGATAAGGGCGACCTTGCCTGCATCAACGGCAGCCAGCTCGTCTTTATTGCCAGGGGCCGGGCCTACGCCCTCAACGAAGCAGCGGCCAGAAAATTTGACCCGATCGACTCCATCCAGGCTGATGACCCCGACCTGGAGCGGGCCAAACAGGGCATCAAGATGCCGCTCGATGCCTTTATCGACAAGGGGCGGCAGCTCTGCTCCCAGAGCTACTGA
- a CDS encoding GtrA family protein translates to MGTQSGPALGQPVRYALVGLFNTALDWALYGLGVAWLPGLPDYQIKGASFLAGVLSSFCLNALWTFQKQYQQVGKSRRSRLLVIARFFAVSLVCLALNTATFALVFQGLGWGRPAALAIATGATFVCGFWLNRAWTFGSIDG, encoded by the coding sequence ATGGGTACCCAGTCCGGACCTGCCCTGGGCCAGCCGGTGCGCTACGCGCTGGTGGGACTGTTCAACACTGCCCTGGACTGGGCACTTTATGGCCTGGGCGTGGCCTGGCTGCCGGGACTGCCCGACTACCAGATCAAGGGGGCGAGTTTTCTTGCCGGAGTGCTCAGCAGCTTTTGCCTCAACGCCCTCTGGACCTTTCAAAAGCAATACCAGCAGGTGGGCAAAAGCAGGCGGTCGCGGCTACTGGTGATTGCCCGCTTCTTTGCGGTTTCGCTGGTGTGCCTGGCTCTTAACACGGCGACGTTTGCCCTGGTCTTTCAAGGCTTGGGCTGGGGACGCCCGGCAGCACTCGCGATCGCAACCGGGGCGACCTTCGTCTGTGGCTTCTGGCTCAACCGCGCCTGGACCTTCGGCTCCATAGACGGGTGA
- a CDS encoding pyridoxal phosphate-dependent aminotransferase: protein MISPVKPRLSGRAKAVVPSLIRDASRVCAELGALNLAQGLPDFAAPPFLKEAAQRAIAADHNQYCDPWGLASLREAIAARCARDHSWRVDPDSEVTVCCGATEGINLALMALLDPLDEVLVFAPFYENYRPNLATVEAVPHYLPLAAPDWQLSEAMLEASFAAAHRLRAVIVNNPANPTGKVWSRGELEVIARFCCRHDLYAITDEIYESILYDGAEHLPLATLPGMAERTVTVNGLSKTFCVTGWRLGYVIASEPITDAMRRLHDFLTICAPAPLQYAAVAALAAGDDYYSDLRRLYQAKRDLLVPALERAGFAPVMPAGAYYVWTDAAVLGGKDSRAAARLLAERALIAAVPGDCFLPPGAVNQNLRFCFAKSDRTLELAAERLEKLARG, encoded by the coding sequence GTGATTTCACCTGTCAAACCGCGCCTGTCGGGTCGAGCCAAAGCCGTTGTTCCCTCGCTCATCCGCGACGCCTCGCGCGTCTGCGCTGAATTGGGAGCGCTCAACCTCGCCCAGGGTCTGCCGGATTTTGCCGCGCCGCCCTTTCTCAAGGAGGCGGCTCAGCGGGCGATCGCCGCCGATCACAACCAGTACTGCGACCCGTGGGGCCTCGCTTCTCTGCGCGAGGCGATTGCCGCCAGGTGCGCCCGCGATCATAGCTGGCGGGTCGATCCCGATAGCGAGGTGACGGTCTGCTGTGGAGCGACCGAGGGGATCAACCTGGCTTTGATGGCGCTGCTCGATCCGCTCGACGAGGTGCTCGTCTTTGCCCCGTTCTACGAAAATTACCGTCCCAACCTGGCGACGGTGGAGGCGGTGCCCCACTATCTGCCGCTCGCTGCTCCCGACTGGCAACTGAGCGAGGCGATGCTGGAGGCAAGCTTTGCGGCTGCCCACCGGTTGCGGGCCGTGATCGTCAACAATCCTGCCAATCCCACGGGCAAGGTCTGGTCGCGGGGCGAGTTGGAAGTGATTGCGCGCTTTTGTTGCCGCCACGACCTCTACGCGATCACCGACGAAATTTATGAATCCATCCTCTACGACGGGGCTGAGCACCTGCCCCTCGCCACCCTGCCGGGGATGGCTGAGCGCACGGTGACAGTCAATGGCCTCTCGAAGACCTTTTGTGTCACCGGCTGGCGGCTGGGCTACGTGATCGCCTCCGAGCCCATCACCGATGCCATGCGGCGGCTGCACGACTTTTTGACCATCTGCGCGCCCGCGCCCTTGCAGTACGCGGCGGTGGCTGCCCTGGCCGCCGGGGATGACTACTACAGCGACCTGCGCCGCCTCTACCAGGCCAAGCGCGACCTGCTGGTACCCGCCCTCGAACGGGCAGGCTTTGCGCCGGTGATGCCGGCGGGGGCTTACTATGTCTGGACGGACGCGGCGGTACTGGGAGGCAAGGACAGCCGCGCGGCGGCGCGCCTTTTGGCCGAGCGGGCGCTCATCGCGGCGGTGCCGGGCGATTGCTTTTTGCCGCCGGGCGCAGTCAATCAAAACCTGCGCTTTTGCTTTGCCAAAAGTGATCGCACCCTGGAGCTGGCTGCTGAACGCCTGGAGAAGCTCGCCCGTGGCTAA
- a CDS encoding IS701 family transposase has product MTTPRKPNSTVPFVDQYCSTYQHLFADVRTFECFKSLQLGLVSEVKRKTLPAIARAVGADAQAFHHFLVHSPWSVECFREQRIALTKQALNGRSITVCIDETGDKKKGKKTDYVSRQYIGNVGKIDNGIVSVHAFGLLGNITFPLLFRVFKPECRLAKNEQHKSKPKIAADLIDELCEQGFNIGLVVADSHYGESSDFINTLWKHRLHYVVAIRSNHGVWMLKGWVVRRNRWKSFERQFSNGKTETRYIREIIFGKRKATRYYEITTDIEKQPEESTWYIMTNLPGKIEKTVGNLFGDRTWVEYGFRQVKAELGWTDYKLTAYRGIEKWWEMVCSAYLMVSMQTTTMGEESEEEVPDKASESQRYPAMYTTHKWWDEKQGWKAILNNMRLMIQPFVCLSLLLPWLEVTQLNDLGKVLQNLIDKVNGFAVFLRL; this is encoded by the coding sequence ATGACCACTCCAAGGAAACCTAATAGCACTGTCCCTTTCGTAGATCAATACTGTTCCACTTACCAACACCTGTTTGCAGACGTCCGAACTTTTGAATGCTTCAAAAGCTTGCAACTCGGGTTAGTTTCCGAGGTCAAACGCAAAACTCTGCCCGCGATAGCCAGAGCAGTGGGCGCAGACGCTCAGGCTTTTCATCACTTTTTGGTCCACTCTCCCTGGTCGGTTGAATGCTTTAGAGAACAACGAATTGCACTGACCAAGCAAGCACTGAACGGACGCTCTATCACCGTTTGCATTGACGAAACTGGCGACAAGAAAAAGGGAAAGAAGACCGACTATGTCTCCCGACAATACATCGGCAATGTCGGCAAAATAGATAACGGCATTGTTTCCGTTCATGCCTTCGGTTTGCTGGGGAATATCACCTTTCCATTGCTATTCAGGGTTTTCAAACCCGAGTGCCGTCTTGCTAAAAACGAACAGCACAAGAGTAAACCCAAAATCGCTGCTGATTTGATTGATGAGTTATGTGAGCAGGGGTTCAATATTGGTCTGGTAGTAGCGGACAGCCACTATGGAGAAAGTAGCGATTTTATCAACACTTTGTGGAAACACCGACTGCACTATGTCGTTGCTATCCGCTCCAATCACGGGGTGTGGATGCTCAAGGGTTGGGTTGTTCGTCGCAATCGCTGGAAAAGCTTCGAGCGTCAATTCAGTAATGGCAAGACAGAAACACGCTACATCCGCGAGATTATTTTTGGCAAACGCAAGGCAACGCGATACTACGAGATCACGACGGATATCGAGAAACAGCCCGAGGAAAGTACCTGGTATATCATGACCAATCTGCCTGGAAAAATTGAAAAGACGGTAGGCAATTTGTTTGGAGATAGAACCTGGGTCGAGTACGGTTTTCGTCAGGTGAAAGCGGAACTAGGCTGGACGGACTACAAGTTGACAGCTTACCGAGGCATCGAGAAGTGGTGGGAGATGGTGTGCAGTGCCTACTTAATGGTGAGTATGCAAACAACGACGATGGGAGAAGAATCAGAGGAAGAGGTTCCTGACAAAGCAAGCGAGAGTCAGCGTTATCCTGCAATGTACACCACCCATAAGTGGTGGGATGAAAAACAAGGATGGAAGGCGATTTTGAACAACATGCGACTGATGATTCAGCCATTCGTTTGCTTGAGTTTATTATTGCCGTGGCTAGAGGTGACCCAGTTGAATGACCTTGGAAAAGTACTCCAGAATCTAATAGACAAAGTCAATGGTTTTGCAGTCTTCCTCCGACTTTGA